In the genome of Acidobacteriota bacterium, one region contains:
- a CDS encoding sigma-70 family RNA polymerase sigma factor, which translates to MAFTSPQEITQLLRAWNGGDAAALEKLTPLVYQELHRLAHRHLAREQHDYSLQTSALVNEAYLRLVDAQQVDWQNRAHFFGVSARLMRQILVDFARQRDSQKRGGGVSVIGLEDTPNQGLDIAQVPSADLVALDDALNLLATLNPRHSQIVELRFFGGLGEVEIAEVLQVSERTVRSDWRMARAWLQRELSRA; encoded by the coding sequence ATGGCTTTCACTTCTCCACAAGAGATCACGCAACTGTTGCGCGCCTGGAATGGCGGCGACGCGGCAGCCTTGGAAAAGTTGACGCCACTCGTCTATCAGGAATTGCACCGGCTGGCGCACCGGCATCTGGCGCGTGAACAGCACGACTACAGCCTGCAAACATCAGCGTTGGTCAACGAAGCGTACTTGCGGCTGGTAGATGCGCAACAGGTAGATTGGCAGAATCGCGCGCATTTCTTTGGCGTCTCGGCGCGGCTGATGCGCCAGATTCTGGTGGATTTCGCCCGCCAACGCGACAGCCAGAAACGCGGCGGCGGGGTTTCAGTCATTGGTTTGGAAGATACACCGAATCAAGGCCTGGACATTGCCCAAGTCCCTAGCGCCGATCTGGTCGCGCTGGATGACGCGCTGAATTTGCTGGCCACGCTCAATCCGCGGCACAGTCAGATCGTCGAATTGCGCTTCTTCGGCGGCTTGGGTGAAGTGGAAATCGCCGAGGTGTTACAAGTCTCGGAACGCACCGTGCGCAGCGATTGGCGCATGGCGCGGGCCTGGTTGCAGCGCGAATTGTCGCGTGCCTGA
- a CDS encoding serine/threonine-protein kinase, whose translation MTPERYLEITRLCQAALELNASQRAAFLSQACAGDDDLRGEIEALLAADAQANSLIDKPALEVAAKLFAREQRSLAGERLGNYQVLSRLGAGGMGEVYLAEDTRLKRKVALKLLPAAFTQDSERVSRFEQEAQAASALNHPNILTIYDFGQTATGQGSLHYLATEFVEGQTLRQLLQSGPLPVSPVIEIGVQLADALAAAHQAGIIHRDIKPENIMRRPDGYVKLLDFGLAKLTEKAHSPALTDPGKVMGTVSYMSPEQALGQPLDARTDLFSLGVVLYELLTGAHPFTGASEAAVYDALLRQPPASLRQSQPHLSAELEWILKRALEKERELRYQTAADLKAALLALKRNSDANTIAVNTSSAQPRAPRTTKKFGLLKIAAALVVLMGLGVAGRWWQRGKLEVRSTATRPPISFTRLTAQAGQELYPSLSPDGKQLLFVGDESGNRDIWLQRVGGATALNLTRDCIAEDTQPAFSPDGEQIAFRSERDGGGIFLMGATGENLRRLTHQGFNPAWSPAGNEIVYATGYFTDVPNNRSAPPSALHVLNVQTGTTRQLIEGDAVQPNWSPHGQRIAYWGIHRGGQRDIWTVPAAGGVPVQVTNDGSVNWNPVWSPDGRYLYFASDRGGSMNLWRVPLDEPTGQVQDAPEPVTTPATYSGFISFARDGRHLVYVESNYQVNLQEVAFDPVKLRVGGTPQWITRGARIATQQHVSPDQQWLVFDSLGNRQEDLFIVRRDGSGLRQLTNDPFKERAPRWSPDGRHILFFTDRTGRYELWQINADGSDAKQLTFTTGSQIQMPQWSPDGRTILCSLQNQPPFLMDPAIPWAQQTPQALPAKGFPENFLVSSWSADGRKLIGYRNGIFTYTFATQQYERLADAGYLPIWLNDNRHALFIATDKLNLLDTQTRQIIEVLSVAPRLLKFISVSKDNRFISLSVDTSEADIWLAALTETPAPK comes from the coding sequence ATGACTCCCGAACGGTATTTGGAAATCACCCGCCTCTGTCAGGCCGCGCTGGAATTGAACGCCAGCCAGCGCGCCGCTTTCCTGTCACAAGCCTGCGCCGGCGATGACGACTTACGCGGCGAAATCGAAGCGCTGCTGGCGGCGGACGCGCAAGCAAACAGTTTGATTGACAAGCCTGCGCTGGAAGTCGCCGCCAAGCTATTTGCGCGCGAACAGCGTTCACTCGCGGGCGAGCGGCTGGGCAATTATCAAGTGCTGTCGCGTTTGGGCGCGGGTGGTATGGGCGAAGTTTATTTGGCCGAAGACACGCGCCTCAAACGCAAGGTCGCGCTCAAACTGTTGCCCGCCGCGTTCACGCAGGACAGCGAGCGGGTCAGCCGCTTTGAACAGGAAGCACAAGCCGCCTCGGCGCTCAATCATCCAAACATCCTGACGATTTATGATTTCGGCCAGACGGCCACGGGGCAAGGCAGCTTGCATTACCTCGCCACCGAGTTTGTCGAAGGCCAAACGCTGCGCCAGCTTTTGCAAAGCGGGCCGCTGCCCGTCTCACCAGTCATCGAAATCGGCGTGCAATTGGCCGATGCACTGGCGGCGGCGCATCAAGCCGGGATTATTCACCGCGACATCAAACCCGAAAACATCATGCGCCGCCCCGACGGGTACGTGAAACTGCTTGATTTCGGCCTGGCCAAATTGACCGAGAAAGCGCACTCGCCAGCCCTGACTGACCCCGGCAAGGTGATGGGGACGGTGAGTTATATGTCGCCGGAGCAGGCGCTGGGCCAACCGTTGGACGCGCGCACAGATTTATTCAGCCTGGGCGTGGTGTTGTATGAATTGCTGACCGGGGCGCATCCTTTCACCGGCGCCAGCGAGGCAGCGGTTTATGACGCGCTCTTGCGCCAGCCGCCTGCGTCTTTGCGGCAATCGCAGCCTCATTTGTCCGCCGAACTGGAATGGATTCTCAAGCGTGCGTTAGAGAAAGAGCGCGAGTTGCGGTATCAGACGGCGGCGGATTTGAAAGCGGCCTTACTCGCGCTCAAACGCAATTCCGATGCAAACACCATCGCCGTCAACACCTCGAGCGCACAGCCTCGCGCGCCGCGCACAACCAAAAAGTTCGGACTGCTGAAAATTGCGGCGGCGCTCGTGGTGCTCATGGGCTTGGGTGTGGCTGGGCGGTGGTGGCAACGCGGCAAGCTTGAGGTGCGCAGCACTGCTACGCGCCCGCCAATTTCCTTTACCCGCCTGACTGCGCAAGCCGGGCAGGAGCTTTATCCCAGCCTTTCCCCGGATGGCAAACAACTCCTGTTTGTCGGTGACGAGTCTGGCAACCGCGACATCTGGTTGCAACGTGTGGGCGGCGCGACGGCACTCAACCTGACGCGCGATTGCATCGCGGAAGACACGCAACCCGCATTTTCGCCCGATGGTGAACAAATCGCGTTTCGCTCGGAACGCGACGGCGGCGGCATCTTTTTGATGGGTGCGACCGGTGAGAACCTGCGACGGCTGACCCATCAGGGATTCAATCCTGCCTGGTCGCCCGCAGGCAACGAGATTGTGTATGCCACCGGCTATTTCACCGATGTGCCTAATAATCGCAGTGCGCCGCCCAGTGCGTTGCACGTCCTCAATGTGCAGACAGGCACGACCCGCCAGTTGATTGAGGGTGACGCCGTGCAGCCCAACTGGTCGCCACACGGTCAGCGCATCGCGTACTGGGGGATTCATCGCGGCGGCCAGCGCGACATTTGGACGGTTCCCGCAGCGGGTGGCGTGCCTGTGCAAGTGACCAATGATGGTTCGGTCAATTGGAATCCGGTCTGGTCGCCCGATGGCCGTTATCTTTACTTTGCCAGTGACCGTGGCGGCAGCATGAATCTGTGGCGCGTGCCACTAGACGAACCGACCGGCCAAGTGCAGGACGCGCCCGAACCGGTGACGACGCCTGCCACCTATAGCGGCTTCATCAGCTTTGCGCGCGATGGCCGGCATCTGGTTTATGTGGAATCGAACTATCAAGTCAATTTGCAGGAAGTGGCTTTTGACCCCGTGAAGCTGCGCGTCGGCGGGACGCCGCAATGGATCACGCGCGGCGCGCGCATCGCCACGCAACAGCATGTTTCGCCGGATCAGCAATGGCTCGTCTTTGATTCACTGGGCAATCGGCAGGAAGACCTCTTCATCGTCCGCCGTGATGGCAGCGGTTTGCGCCAATTGACGAACGACCCGTTCAAGGAGCGTGCGCCGCGCTGGTCGCCGGATGGCAGGCACATCCTCTTTTTCACGGATCGCACGGGCCGCTATGAGCTGTGGCAGATTAACGCGGACGGCAGCGATGCCAAGCAATTGACCTTTACAACCGGGTCACAGATTCAAATGCCGCAATGGTCACCCGACGGACGCACCATTCTGTGCAGCTTGCAAAATCAACCACCGTTTCTGATGGACCCGGCGATTCCCTGGGCACAGCAAACACCGCAAGCGCTCCCGGCCAAAGGCTTCCCGGAAAATTTTTTGGTTTCATCCTGGTCAGCCGACGGACGGAAGTTGATCGGCTATCGCAACGGCATTTTTACTTACACGTTCGCCACGCAGCAATATGAACGGCTGGCCGATGCCGGCTACCTCCCCATCTGGCTCAATGACAATCGTCATGCGCTCTTTATCGCCACAGACAAACTCAACCTGCTCGACACCCAGACCCGGCAAATCATCGAAGTCCTCTCCGTTGCGCCGCGGCTGCTGAAATTTATCTCTGTCTCCAAAGATAACCGATTCATCAGCCTGAGCGTGGATACCAGCGAAGCCGACATCTGGCTGGCGGCGCTCACAGAAACACCTGCTCCCAAATAA
- a CDS encoding DUF1015 domain-containing protein, with protein MAIVKPFRALRPHPAQAAQVSAVPYDVVNIEEALHLASDNPLSFLRVSRPEIELSAGPNGMDVYADAVYARAASNFQRLIEQAPLITEAEPSFYIYRLKMGERTQTGLVACCAVDEYDSDIILKHERTRKDKEDDRTRHILTLRAQTGPVFTTYRADATVNTLTEASTASAPLFDFVAADGVAHTIWLVPVEQNAAFVNAFAEVPKLYIADGHHRAKSASRAREELKQQNPQHNGQEEYNFFQCVLFPADQLQILAYNRAVKDLNSYSVQEFLNEVAGSFEITPDATPVPAKQARFAMYLNGRWYGLKLRNDITRSFDITDQLDVSVLQNHLLAPVLAVQDPRTDKRIDFIGGIRGAAELERLVNEGQAAVAFSLFPTTLDDLMNVSDAGEIMPPKSTWFEPKLRDGLLSHLI; from the coding sequence GTGGCAATCGTCAAACCCTTTCGCGCGTTACGCCCGCATCCGGCCCAGGCGGCGCAGGTTTCCGCCGTCCCTTACGATGTCGTCAACATTGAAGAGGCGCTCCATCTGGCGAGCGACAATCCGCTCAGCTTCCTGCGGGTCTCGCGTCCTGAAATCGAATTGTCGGCAGGCCCCAATGGTATGGATGTATACGCCGACGCGGTTTACGCCCGCGCTGCCAGCAACTTTCAACGGTTGATCGAACAAGCGCCGCTCATCACCGAAGCCGAGCCGAGCTTTTACATTTACCGCTTGAAGATGGGCGAGCGCACACAAACGGGTCTGGTCGCCTGCTGCGCGGTGGATGAATACGACAGCGACATCATTCTGAAACACGAACGCACCCGCAAAGACAAAGAGGATGACCGCACGCGCCACATCCTCACCTTGCGCGCGCAAACTGGCCCCGTCTTCACCACTTATCGCGCCGATGCGACAGTGAACACGTTGACCGAAGCCAGCACGGCCAGTGCGCCACTCTTTGATTTCGTCGCGGCGGATGGCGTCGCCCATACGATCTGGCTGGTGCCGGTCGAACAGAATGCGGCCTTCGTCAACGCCTTTGCCGAAGTCCCCAAGCTTTACATCGCCGACGGTCATCACCGCGCCAAAAGTGCCAGCCGCGCGCGCGAAGAATTGAAACAACAGAATCCGCAACACAACGGACAAGAGGAATACAACTTTTTCCAATGCGTGCTCTTCCCTGCCGACCAGTTGCAGATTCTGGCGTATAACCGCGCGGTCAAAGATTTGAATAGCTATTCGGTGCAAGAGTTTTTGAATGAAGTCGCCGGGAGCTTTGAGATCACGCCGGACGCCACGCCCGTGCCCGCCAAACAGGCGCGCTTTGCGATGTACTTAAACGGGCGCTGGTATGGGTTGAAGTTGCGTAATGACATCACACGTTCGTTCGACATTACTGACCAACTGGATGTGAGCGTGCTGCAAAATCATTTGCTGGCGCCGGTGCTGGCCGTGCAAGACCCGCGCACCGACAAACGTATAGACTTCATCGGCGGCATTCGCGGCGCCGCCGAGCTGGAACGCCTCGTCAACGAAGGCCAAGCTGCCGTCGCCTTCTCGCTTTTCCCGACCACGCTGGACGACCTGATGAACGTCTCGGACGCGGGCGAAATCATGCCGCCCAAATCCACCTGGTTTGAACCGAAGCTGCGCGATGGTTTGTTGAGTCACTTGATATAG
- a CDS encoding hydroxyacid dehydrogenase — MKVLIADRFEQSGLDGLEALGCTVIYNPGLKEEGLANALSESQAEVLVVRSTKVTEAMLDAGRLSLVVRAGAGFNTIDVKAASARGIYVSNCPGKNSIAVAELAMGLLLALDRRIADNVADLRAGQWNKGEYGKARGLYGKTIGLIGLGQIGREMIMRARGFGLRVIGWSRSLTPAAAELLGITFRQTIAEVADDSDILSVHLALTPDTRGIINAEVFDVLKQGAYFINTSRAEVVDQTALANAIKHKGLRVGLDVFATEPAGATGAFTDPIVQLPNVYGTHHIGASTEQAQEAIAAETVRIIGAFKETGRVPNVVNLADSTPATNLLVVRHRDRPGVLAHVLNEIRAAHINVQRMENIVFAGAEAAIARIELDGPLHDATLERVRDGNEDIIETALLVL; from the coding sequence ATGAAAGTTTTGATTGCAGATAGATTCGAGCAAAGCGGCCTGGATGGCTTGGAAGCTCTCGGCTGTACGGTGATTTATAACCCCGGACTGAAAGAGGAGGGGTTGGCCAATGCGCTTTCTGAATCGCAAGCCGAAGTGCTGGTCGTGCGTTCGACCAAAGTCACCGAAGCCATGCTCGACGCCGGGCGTTTGAGCCTGGTCGTGCGCGCGGGCGCGGGCTTCAACACGATTGACGTGAAGGCAGCCTCGGCGCGCGGCATTTACGTCTCGAACTGTCCGGGCAAAAATTCGATTGCGGTGGCCGAACTGGCAATGGGTCTGCTGCTGGCGCTGGATCGGCGCATCGCCGACAACGTCGCCGATTTGCGCGCGGGCCAGTGGAACAAGGGCGAATACGGCAAGGCGCGCGGCCTATATGGCAAAACCATCGGCCTGATCGGACTGGGCCAAATCGGACGCGAGATGATCATGCGGGCACGCGGCTTCGGCTTGCGCGTCATCGGCTGGAGTCGCAGCCTGACGCCCGCAGCCGCCGAATTGCTGGGCATCACCTTTCGCCAAACCATCGCAGAGGTCGCCGATGACAGCGACATCCTGAGCGTGCACCTGGCGCTGACGCCCGACACGCGCGGCATCATCAATGCCGAGGTGTTCGACGTGCTGAAACAAGGCGCCTATTTCATCAACACCTCGCGCGCCGAGGTCGTAGACCAAACCGCGCTCGCCAACGCCATCAAACACAAGGGCCTGCGGGTTGGATTGGACGTGTTTGCCACAGAACCCGCCGGGGCAACCGGCGCATTCACCGACCCCATCGTGCAATTACCGAATGTTTACGGCACGCACCACATCGGCGCTTCGACCGAACAGGCGCAAGAGGCCATCGCCGCCGAAACCGTGCGCATCATCGGCGCGTTCAAAGAAACGGGCCGCGTGCCCAACGTCGTCAACCTGGCTGACAGCACCCCCGCGACCAACTTGCTGGTCGTGCGCCACCGCGACCGCCCCGGCGTGCTGGCTCACGTGTTGAACGAAATTCGCGCCGCGCACATCAACGTCCAGCGCATGGAAAACATCGTCTTCGCGGGCGCGGAAGCCGCAATTGCCCGCATCGAATTGGATGGCCCCTTGCACGACGCCACGCTGGAACGGGTGCGCGACGGCAATGAGGATATTATTGAAACAGCATTGCTTGTTCTTTGA
- a CDS encoding PD-(D/E)XK nuclease family protein gives MAKHRNRTIPKSFSQRLVTLISESEFIRFEHILGEPNFFRIVGRTHYERWHSCFLGWLLDPGGSHLLSNYTLIRFLLLLTDERCLKPITAQSQNLLDILPTLEFNDVEVTPNEYVSTETSIQGVGRFDIFLTATYQNTLGSNGKINIIFELKIDSKPNGEQSRKYADWLLSNHPNDSNFLVYLLPKLGQSSEETVDDNRWHCINYQLLNDKLLLPLLDHPSLNDKVKPFVVQYLKNLKSRYRGIKMAITNEEKKMAIALYEKYSDVFDSIYDALFAEGIIDYSTSDIQEPKGRVAGRIAAKVDGKVFSSENLRLLFSDVLKYLVDKDLIKKLPLPWGSTKQ, from the coding sequence ATGGCTAAGCATAGGAACCGGACTATACCTAAAAGTTTTTCTCAACGGTTAGTAACTTTGATCTCCGAGTCTGAATTTATCCGGTTTGAACACATTCTTGGAGAGCCAAACTTTTTTAGAATTGTTGGGCGAACTCATTATGAACGGTGGCATTCTTGCTTTTTAGGCTGGCTATTAGACCCCGGCGGGTCACACCTCTTATCGAACTACACCTTGATCCGGTTTTTACTGCTCTTGACTGACGAAAGGTGCTTGAAGCCAATAACGGCCCAAAGCCAAAACTTGCTCGACATATTACCAACACTGGAGTTTAACGATGTCGAGGTTACACCTAACGAATACGTGTCAACTGAGACTAGCATACAGGGGGTTGGCAGATTCGATATTTTCCTAACTGCCACTTATCAAAACACTCTTGGCTCCAATGGCAAGATAAATATCATTTTCGAGCTAAAGATTGACTCAAAACCGAACGGAGAGCAGTCAAGAAAATATGCCGACTGGCTGCTTTCAAATCATCCAAATGACTCAAACTTTTTAGTTTACTTGCTACCGAAACTCGGCCAGTCCTCTGAAGAGACCGTAGATGATAACAGGTGGCATTGCATCAACTATCAACTATTAAACGACAAGTTGCTATTACCATTATTGGATCACCCAAGTCTCAACGACAAAGTTAAGCCTTTTGTTGTTCAATACCTAAAAAATCTAAAAAGCCGGTACAGAGGGATAAAAATGGCTATTACCAATGAAGAAAAGAAAATGGCTATTGCCTTGTACGAAAAATACAGCGACGTATTTGACTCCATATACGACGCGCTGTTTGCTGAAGGAATAATTGACTACAGCACTTCTGACATACAAGAACCGAAAGGTAGAGTCGCAGGACGTATTGCGGCTAAGGTAGACGGGAAGGTGTTTTCGAGTGAAAATTTAAGACTGTTGTTTTCAGATGTCTTAAAGTATTTGGTGGATAAAGACCTTATCAAAAAACTTCCCTTGCCATGGGGAAGTACAAAACAATGA
- a CDS encoding cytosolic protein translates to MNISPSQNYNTYLSKHVTNPLHQARMSALNELSLTSLLMAQNPYLLQSKKVTNIKPIWELVKALIDAFLFSQEEVILDNLLKGFAIQISKTLYGGFKSSLKSVDLEFERDGLYHIVGIKSGTNWGNSDQINRMRDDFKTARELLRERGLEQEIIAVNGCIYGKDRKPFKTHQDPDKQYFKYAGQEFWRFISGDDQLYREIITPIDQEARQKDEVFKKAYAAKINEMTQQFSAQFMTPDNQIDWLKLIDFVSKREAAG, encoded by the coding sequence ATGAACATTTCGCCCAGTCAAAATTACAATACCTACTTAAGCAAACACGTCACCAACCCGCTCCATCAAGCTAGGATGAGCGCCCTAAATGAGTTGAGCTTGACGAGTCTTCTTATGGCGCAAAACCCATATCTTTTGCAATCTAAGAAAGTCACGAACATAAAGCCGATCTGGGAGTTGGTTAAGGCCCTCATTGATGCCTTTCTCTTCTCGCAAGAGGAAGTAATTCTTGACAACTTGCTCAAGGGGTTCGCTATCCAAATCTCTAAAACTTTATACGGCGGCTTCAAGTCGTCGTTGAAAAGCGTTGACCTGGAATTCGAGCGCGACGGCCTATACCACATTGTTGGTATCAAGTCCGGCACGAACTGGGGTAATAGTGATCAGATCAATCGTATGCGCGACGACTTCAAAACCGCGCGTGAGTTGCTGCGTGAACGCGGCTTGGAGCAGGAAATCATTGCCGTCAATGGCTGCATTTATGGCAAAGACCGCAAACCTTTCAAAACTCACCAAGACCCCGACAAGCAATACTTCAAGTATGCGGGCCAGGAATTTTGGCGCTTTATTTCCGGCGATGACCAACTATACCGCGAGATCATCACGCCGATTGACCAGGAGGCGCGGCAGAAAGACGAGGTCTTCAAAAAAGCCTACGCCGCTAAGATCAACGAAATGACCCAACAATTCAGCGCCCAATTTATGACCCCGGATAATCAGATTGATTGGCTTAAGCTGATTGATTTTGTTTCCAAACGCGAAGCGGCGGGTTAG
- the serC gene encoding 3-phosphoserine/phosphohydroxythreonine transaminase gives MTERVFNFSAGPAVLPEAVLKQAQQDLFALPGVGMSVLEISHRSAAFEQIIAEAEADLRALLAIPDNYKVLFLQGGASMQFTMVPMNLLSKSASADYLTTGSWGQAAVKEAKKLGTVREAANTSDTNFNRLPNAEEIKLDPQAAYVHFTSNETIFGVEFQEEPHFGDATLVCDMSSNFISKPVDVARYGLIYAGAQKNAGPAGATIVIVREDLLASVPEGLPAMLDYRNLAKNGSMYNTPPCFAIYLCGLVFKWALNEGGLAAMQAKNAAKAKILYDAIDASDNYYRGHAQRDCRSLMNVTFRLPSEDLEKKFIKEATAAKLDGLKGHRSVGGLRASIYNAFPQTGVERLVEFMGEFQRNNG, from the coding sequence ATGACCGAACGTGTTTTCAACTTCAGCGCCGGCCCTGCCGTGCTGCCTGAAGCCGTACTCAAACAAGCGCAACAAGACCTCTTCGCCCTGCCCGGTGTTGGCATGTCCGTGCTCGAAATCAGCCACCGCTCGGCGGCCTTTGAGCAAATCATCGCCGAGGCCGAAGCCGACCTGCGCGCGCTGTTGGCGATTCCCGACAATTACAAGGTGCTCTTCCTGCAAGGCGGCGCGAGCATGCAATTCACGATGGTGCCGATGAATCTGCTGTCCAAAAGCGCGAGCGCCGATTACCTGACAACCGGCAGTTGGGGCCAGGCCGCAGTCAAAGAAGCTAAGAAGCTGGGCACGGTGCGCGAAGCCGCCAACACCAGCGACACCAACTTCAACCGCCTGCCCAACGCCGAAGAGATCAAGCTTGATCCGCAGGCGGCCTACGTGCATTTCACCTCGAACGAAACGATCTTCGGCGTCGAGTTTCAGGAAGAACCGCATTTCGGTGACGCGACGCTGGTCTGCGATATGTCCTCGAACTTCATCAGCAAGCCGGTGGATGTGGCGCGTTACGGCTTGATTTACGCGGGCGCGCAAAAGAATGCCGGCCCGGCGGGCGCGACCATCGTCATCGTGCGCGAAGACTTGCTGGCCAGCGTGCCGGAAGGTTTGCCCGCGATGTTGGATTACCGGAACCTGGCCAAGAACGGTTCGATGTACAACACGCCGCCCTGCTTCGCGATTTACCTCTGCGGCTTGGTGTTCAAGTGGGCGCTCAACGAAGGCGGATTGGCGGCAATGCAGGCAAAGAACGCGGCGAAGGCGAAGATTCTGTACGATGCCATTGACGCTTCGGACAATTACTATCGCGGCCACGCCCAACGGGATTGCCGCAGCCTGATGAATGTCACCTTCCGCCTGCCCAGCGAAGACCTCGAAAAGAAATTCATCAAGGAAGCCACCGCCGCCAAGCTGGACGGGCTGAAAGGCCATCGCTCGGTGGGTGGGTTGCGCGCTTCGATTTACAACGCGTTTCCACAGACGGGCGTGGAGCGGCTGGTGGAGTTTATGGGCGAGTTTCAGAGGAACAACGGGTAA